TTTAAGCGATAGCGCTTGTATATTTCAACATTTGGCTTGCTTTCCAAAGAAGATAGGTCTGCTTCACCTTTCACTTGTGTGGTTGGTACTAAAAGCTTAACCGTTTTACAATATTTTGCAAGAACCTCAGCTTCATGAATGGCTTCCTCATTATCACCAACCACCGCCACGACGCGATCCTGATAAAAGGCTGCATCACAAGTGGAGCAATAGCTTACACCGCGACCAGTAAATTCTTCTTCACCCGTAATTTTGCTAGAAGGGGCTTTTGCACCGACACCAATAAAAACGCTTTTCGCTTTAATCGTTCCTTCAGCCACTTCAATCTTCTTAATGTCATCTGTAAAATCAACAGACAAAACGGTTGTCCGAACAAATTCAGAACCAAAATCCTTTGCCTGTGCTTGCATGCGATTTAATAGTTCAAGACCCGTAAGTTCTTCACGTACGCCAGGATAGTTGGCAATTTTATGTGTAATGGCTAGCGTTCCAGCTTTCGGCGCCTTATCAATGACTAGAGTCTTTAATTTACCGCGTGCTGCGTAAACAGCTGCAGATGCACCAGCGGGACCGCCGCCAATTGTTACAAAATCATATACTTGATCAAGAATTTCTGGTGTGACCGTTTTAAAAGTCGAATCAGATTCTGCGCTTCCTTCTGCTGCTAGCTCAGGAGTAGGAGCGGCAGCCGCTGTTGGCGCCTGATCTTCAGTAATTTCTAATAGCCTTCTTAATTTCTTCTCTTGGAATCCAAGGACAAGTTTGCCGTTAATCAATGTAGCTGGAGTACCCATAATTTTTCTTTCCATTAATTCATCGAAATATTGCTTATGAATCGAAGCGTTCCGTTCTTCGTATTCAAAGCCCCATTCTTTTAAGAATGCTTTTACTTTTTCGCAATGAGGACAACCTGTACTGCTATAGACGATAATTTCAAACTGTGACATAGTGAAAATCCTCCTATCTATCTGTAGAACTTTTATCGCTTATTGTAAATCATTGATGCTGTTTGATATTAGAATTCATGAATGATGTTTCCATATATTGTTCTATAGTAAAAATAATAATCGTTACAATAATTAAAGTCAATCCTTTTTAATAATTATTATAAATAATGTTTTTCAGATATGAGAAAGGTCCAACATGAATAGATATGTTGGACCAGTGTTGTTTAATCGACTATTAAATTGTTTTGCCTAAGTAGGCTGTTAGCATCCAAACATGCTTTTCAAGACCTGGAGTGGATGGCAAGGAGCATATCCCCAGTTGTTTCGTCATCGATTTCGCCAGCTAAGCTCATGCCTTCTTTTAGTTCACCAATGATAATAGAGAAATCATTGATAATCGCTTGAACCATTTCTTGTGATGATTCAGATCCTGTTGCTTCCTGAACAGAAGCAAGCTCAAGATTTTCTTTCATCGTCGCTACAGGTTGACCGCCAATAGCTAGTAATCGCTCAGCGATTACATCAACATGTAGGGCTGCTTCATTATATAATTCCTCAAACTTCACATGCAAAGTGAAGAATTGCTCACCTTTTACATACCAGTGAAAATTATGTAATTTCGTGTACAAAACAGACCAGTTTGCGATTTGTTTATTAAGGACATTTGCTAGTTGATTATTCATATGTCATCCTCCTATTAATTCAGTACATAATAGTATACGAGAACAAACAGGGTGATTCCTGTCACAATCAAAAGGAAAGTGTGTCCAAAATGTGAAAAATGTAACAAAGAACACAATCATTTACCGCAGTAACGTAGTGGGGGACTGTCCCCCACTGCGTTACTGCGGTAAATGATTGATTTGTTATTCTGTTCAATTTGATAAGAAAGGAGTAAAATGGTGTTTATTATTTGAAACATAGAAGCAAGGGAGATTTAAATCATGTTAGTTTCTCTAAATCGAATCATGGAGCGAATGATGCCAATTATTACCCCCGTGAGTGTAATAATCGGTGTGTTGTTAGCAGATGGATTAAAGTCCTACTCATTCTTAGTACCATGGATTTTTGCAATCATGACCTTCATTGGAAGTTTAGGCTCCAATATAAAATCATTAAAGGATGTCGTGCTTCACCCAATGCGCTTGTTTACTGTCCTTCTGATTCTTCATGTCATCATGCCGTTGTGGGCGCTTCTTTTAGGACACCTCACCTTTAGTGGAGATGCACATACGATTACGGGAATTATTTTAGCCACTCTCATTCCAACTGGCATAACGAGTGTCATTTGGGTATCTGTCTATAGCGGTAATACGGCGTTAGCCTTAATGATTATACTGGTCGATACTTTTCTATCCCCGTTTGTTGTTCCTTACAGCGTATCATTGTTTGCAGGAGAGTCAGTAGTCATTGATGTGTTTGGAATGATGAAAGGATTAGTTGGAATGGTTGTGCTCCCATCATTAATAGGGATGCTGTTAAATGAACTAACAAAGGGAAAAATAAAGCAGAAACTCGGAATTCCATTAGCTCCGTTTTCCAAGCTTGGATTAGCAGCGGTGGTTATGATTAATAGTTCAGTTGTTTCGCCATATTTAAAACAGGTTGATTTGAAATTGTTTATGATTGCCGCTCTTTCTTTAACGGTGTCTGCATCAGGCTATATCATTTCCGTTCTCATTGGCAAGCTTTTAAAATGGAGCAGGGAGGATGTCACCTCCTTAATGTTTACGGGTGGGATGAGAAACATTAGTGCTGGGGCCGTTCTTGCCGTTGCCTATTTTGACCCAGCAGTAGCGGTTCCGGTTGTCATCGGGATGCTATTTCAACAAGTATTAGCCTCTTCGTTCGGTGCGCTCCTTCATAAATCATACAAAAAACCATTCATTCAAAAACAAGTCAAAGGTGCCTAAATCGAACAAGCCATTGACGCAGTAAAGCGCTGGGGGACTGTCCCCGGCGCTTTACTGCGTCAATGAATGAAACCACGAACGAGATTGTGGAAACGTCCTCTAAACCTGTTTATCAGGCTATTTCATTTTGTATTTTGCATTTTCTGAGGTTTCTTACTACGATGGCGACTCCGATAAACCAAAGGATGACGAGGATTGCATAGATGCCAACCATAGTAGATGGGGAAAGATTAAAGGTGAGCATTAGTGTTCTCACATTAGTGAGAATAATCATTCCTCCAACTAAAATCCCAAGCAGATTTGATGGGATGATTTTTACGAGCCATGCCGCAATTGGAGCGGCAATAATTCCCCCAATCATTAAGGCAAAAACCCAAGTGAAATTGATTTGACTCCATCCTAATGAGATGAAAAATCCAAGCGATGAAAAGATGGCAATCGCAAATTCGCTCGTATCAACAGAACCAATTACTTTGCGTGTTTCAAGATTATTTTTTGACAATAATACCAGGTGTGGCAATTGGCCCCCAGCCGCCTCCTCCTGTTGCATCAAAGAAACCTGCAATAAATCCTAGTGGAATGAAGAACTTTTTATTTACATTCGTCTCCATTTTTTGCTGAGCGGTATTCGTTCTAAATAAGAATCGGTAAATGACAAAGCAGCCTAACCCAAGGAGAAATATTGAAACATAGGGTTTTATGATATCTCCAGGGATGCTTCCTAAAAAAATCGCGCCAATGAATGCACCAATTGAACCTGGGATGATTAATTTTTTTACAATTCCTTTATCAACGTTACCAAATCGGAGGTGCGATACTCCGGAGGCAGCTGTGGTAACAACTTCTGCTAAATGAACGGAGGCAGACGCTGCTGCCAGTGCAATTCCAAACATTAATAAAAGGGAAGTGGAGGTTACACCATAGGCCATACCAAGTGAACCATCAACTAACTGTGCGCAAAGCCCGATGATCGCTAGAATAATTAGTTTTTTCAAGAAAAACAACTCCTTTATCGTACCGCCTGAGTCCAATTTTCTGCAGTAGTTGTTGCAATCAGCAAACAGATATATAAGAAGTACTCTGAAAATCATAAATGATAAACTTAGGCATTTTACCCTATGATATGAGGCTGGGAATGACTGGGTCACAAGTCCAAATAAAATTGGGTGCAAAACCATTTAATTCCTTTACCCATTAATGTTCATAAAAAAACAAGGTGCATAGCCCTTGTGGATTAAATCCAACCATAAAAGGGTTATACACCTTGTTTTTTATTTTTTTGACATTTGATTGTATCTAGATAGTTCCTAAATTCAACCTTACAGGCTCCTGAATTAATCGCCAACAAAATTAAATCTGTCCAATCATTATCTAAATCGGAATTACGATTTTTTTGTTTATCATCCATGTCTGTGCCAAGTAGATACTCGATATTCGTATTTAATGTTTTTGCCATTTTATCTAAAAACAGAAGGGATGGATTCTTCTTAATGTCCCGTTCAATTAGACTTAAATAGGATTTAGAAACATTTGCAAGCTTAGCAAGTTCTGTAATCGAGTAGCCATGTTGTTCTCTTAAATTTTTTATTTGTTTACCTAGCAATGCCTACCACCTTCCTTAATAAAAATGTTAATAATTTTCAAATCAATTAATTGGATATATAATAGAGGAGGGTTCTTAAAAAAGAACGTTCTTTATTCTGTAAAATACTCCGAATACAAAAATAATGACGTGATCTTATATGTTTGTTCTCTATAGTATTCAAGCATATAGGTTTTTTTATGGGGGTAATATTCTTTATAAAGAACAACAAAAGGGGTGGGATTTTGAATTATTTATTTCACTATTTATCAGCTTTAAATATTCTTGATGCCGTTCTCACATTTTTTGGACTGGAATATTCCATAATTGGTGAGATGAATCCAATTATGGAGAAGTTATATAACATACATCCATTAATCTTTTTGTTTTCAAAGTTTATCCTATCCTTTTGTCTGTATTTATTTATCATTTTTAAAAGAGTTCCTAAGTCAAAATCTTCAAAAGTCATTACTTATGTGGCAACTGGACTGTATACCTTTATTTTTGTTCTCCACAGTGTTTGGTTGATCGAATACGTTTCCTTATACACATGATCTTGAATGGACTATTAAAAATTCTGACTGTACCATTTATCAAAACGTTTTTGAAAAATGTACTCGCAAACTCTAAATGAAAAGAGTATAGTGAAAAGTATTGAAATGACAACTGGAGTCATTGTTTTTTACAATTTTGATGGTGGTGAAGGATGGGTGCAAAAGCCAAAAATACCCACATACGAGCGAATAGCAATTGACCTTGCCAATCGCATCTACGATGGAAAATTTAAAGAAGGTGAAAAGATTCACGGAAGATCAACCTTGGCAAGCGACTACAAGGTTTCACCTGAGACTGTGCGAAGGGCAATTAAAATTTTAGAGGATGT
The DNA window shown above is from Bacillus sp. T3 and carries:
- a CDS encoding DUF5658 family protein; translated protein: MGVIFFIKNNKRGGILNYLFHYLSALNILDAVLTFFGLEYSIIGEMNPIMEKLYNIHPLIFLFSKFILSFCLYLFIIFKRVPKSKSSKVITYVATGLYTFIFVLHSVWLIEYVSLYT
- a CDS encoding helix-turn-helix transcriptional regulator, which produces MLGKQIKNLREQHGYSITELAKLANVSKSYLSLIERDIKKNPSLLFLDKMAKTLNTNIEYLLGTDMDDKQKNRNSDLDNDWTDLILLAINSGACKVEFRNYLDTIKCQKNKKQGV
- a CDS encoding bile acid:sodium symporter family protein, giving the protein MLVSLNRIMERMMPIITPVSVIIGVLLADGLKSYSFLVPWIFAIMTFIGSLGSNIKSLKDVVLHPMRLFTVLLILHVIMPLWALLLGHLTFSGDAHTITGIILATLIPTGITSVIWVSVYSGNTALALMIILVDTFLSPFVVPYSVSLFAGESVVIDVFGMMKGLVGMVVLPSLIGMLLNELTKGKIKQKLGIPLAPFSKLGLAAVVMINSSVVSPYLKQVDLKLFMIAALSLTVSASGYIISVLIGKLLKWSREDVTSLMFTGGMRNISAGAVLAVAYFDPAVAVPVVIGMLFQQVLASSFGALLHKSYKKPFIQKQVKGA
- a CDS encoding FAD-dependent oxidoreductase — translated: MSQFEIIVYSSTGCPHCEKVKAFLKEWGFEYEERNASIHKQYFDELMERKIMGTPATLINGKLVLGFQEKKLRRLLEITEDQAPTAAAAPTPELAAEGSAESDSTFKTVTPEILDQVYDFVTIGGGPAGASAAVYAARGKLKTLVIDKAPKAGTLAITHKIANYPGVREELTGLELLNRMQAQAKDFGSEFVRTTVLSVDFTDDIKKIEVAEGTIKAKSVFIGVGAKAPSSKITGEEEFTGRGVSYCSTCDAAFYQDRVVAVVGDNEEAIHEAEVLAKYCKTVKLLVPTTQVKGEADLSSLESKPNVEIYKRYRLKEIKGNDSVEKIVLLDDQKTEQTWDVDGVFLYLGGMKPGTDFLKDAVKRDEEGYILVDDLLRTNVDGVFAGGDARRTPIKQAVISAADGAIAALSAEQHVNKRSKLRPQYS